A genomic window from Salvia miltiorrhiza cultivar Shanhuang (shh) chromosome 5, IMPLAD_Smil_shh, whole genome shotgun sequence includes:
- the LOC131025428 gene encoding histidine kinase 3 isoform X1, producing the protein MNLLHVVGFGLKVGHLLLMLCCWFLSLISLNWLSNGKIMTTKNSLLGDGGKIWMKLWDQLPGCGSKIHHQYSQYISLRRVRKNWWTKLLITWIVFGIITSLSVFWYMRSQAIEKRKETLASMCDERARMLQDQFNVSMNHIQAMSVIISIFHHDKNPSAIDQRTFARYTEKTSFERPLTSGVAYAVRVLDAEREQFEIQQGWTIKRMDKDEQTPVHEDEYDPEDLEPSPVQEEYAPVIFAQETVAHVISVDMLSGKEDRDNILRARESGKGVLTAPFRLLKTNRLGVILTFAVYRRDLPPNATPAERTQASAGYLGGIFDIESLVEKLLQQLASKQTILVNVFDTTDSSRPISMYGSNASSDGLLRVSALNFGDPFRKHEMHCRFKYKPPWPWVAITTSVFILIISLLAAEIFHATLNRIAKVEDDYHKMMGLKKRAEAADIAKSQFLATVSHEIRTPMNGVLGMLQMLMDTHLDETQQDYVRTARESGKALVSLINEVLDLAKIESGKLELEAVSFNLRAILDDVLSLFSGKSQDKKVELAVYVSSKIPAMLVGDPGRFRQIVTNLVGNSIKFTDKGHIFVTVHLVEEVAEMEVERDPTSSLSGLCVVDRRQSWADFKIFKETSTITSLADQVSIIVSVEDTGQGIPHEAQARVFNPFIQVGPSITRTHGGTGIGLSISKCLVHLMRGEIGLSSSPGIGSTFTFTAVFTNGCSDSNGEIALPADHPSNTISSEFQGMKALVVDPNPVRAKISRYHIERLGIHVEVVPRISLVSSSSTPVNMVFVEEDVWDNQLDALVALNELRKDYEVSPKTLLLSNSSSSNRAGASASGVPTPFVVMKPLRASMLAASLQRVMGVGNRGKHRNGELLHTLSLSSLLHGRKVLVVDDNLVNLRVAAGALKKYGADVVHVERGKDAISKLTPPHTFDACFMDIQMPEMDGFEATRRIRKIESAINNGLQSGELSMEDYCNVSNWHVPILAMTADVIQATNEKCLESDMDGYVSKPFEAEQLYWEISRFFQTATDEHP; encoded by the exons ATGAACTTACTTCACGTAGTTGGATTTGGGTTGAAGGTGGGCCATCTTCTTTTGATGCTTTGCTGCTGGTTTCTGTCTCTGATCTCTTTGAATTGGCTGAGTAATGGAAAAATCATGACCACCAAGAATAGTTTGCTTGGTGATGGAGGGAAGATATGGATGAAACTGTGGGATCAGCTACCGGGCTGTGGTTCGAAGATCCATCACCAGTATTCACAGTATATATCCTTGAGGAGAGTGAGGAAGAATTGGTGGACCAAGCTTTTGATAACATGGATAGTATTTGGGATCATAACATCGCTGTCTGTGTTTTGGTATATGCGCTCACAAGCCATCGAGAAGAGGAAAGAAACGCTTGCTAGCATGTGCGATGAGAGGGCAAGGATGTTGCAGGATCAGTTTAATGTCAGCATGAACCATATCCAGGCAATGTCTGTGATAATTTCAATCTTCCACCACGACAAGAATCCCTCAGCAATTGATCAG AGAACTTTCGCAAGGTATACAGAAAAAACATCATTTGAGAGACCTCTCACAAGTGGAGTTGCATACGCAGTGAGGGTGCTTGATGCTGAACGAGAGCAATTTGAGATTCAACAAGGATGGACTATTAAGAGAATGGACAAGGATGAACAAACCCCAGTTCATGAAGACGAATATGACCCTGAAGACCTCGAGCCATCGCCTGTGCAGGAGGAATACGCTCCTGTCATCTTTGCACAAGAAACTGTTGCTCATGTAATCTCTGTTGATATGCTGTCAGGAAAg GAAGATCGTGACAATATATTGCGTGCCAGAGAATCAGGAAAAGGTGTCCTAACTGCCCCATTTAGGTTGCTCAAGACGAACCGGCTAGGAGTGATACTGACTTTTGCCGTGTATAGGAGAGATCTCCCTCCCAATGCAACCCCTGCTGAAAGGACCCAAGCGAGTGCTGG GTATCTTGGCGGTATCTTCGACATTGAATCACTTGTAGAGAAACTACTTCAACAGCTTGCTAGCAAGCAGACCATCCTTGTGAACGTGTTTGACACTACCGATTCCTCCCGTCCTATCAGTATGTATGGCTCAAATGCCTCGTCCGATGGGCTGCTTCGTGTCAGTGCTCTTAACTTTGGAGATCCGTTCAGGAAGCATGAGATGCATTGCAG ATTCAAGTATAAGCCACCATGGCCATGGGTTGCAATAACTACATCTGTCTTTATCCTTATAATTTCATTGCTTGCGGCGGAAATATTCCATGCTACCCTGAATCGAATAGCCAAAGTTGAGGATGATTATCATAAAATGATGGGGCTTAAGAAACGCGCAGAGGCTGCTGATATTGCAAAGTCTCAG TTTCTCGCTACTGTTTCTCATGAAATCAGAACCCCTATGAATGGTGTTCTTG GGATGCTTCAAATGCTCATGGATACACATCTTGATGAAACTCAACAAGACTATGTCAGAACTGCAAGGGAGAGTGGTAAAGCTTTGGTTTCACTTATTAACGAGGTGTTGGACCTAGCGAAGATTGAATCTGGTAAACTTGAGCTTGAAGCAGTTAGCTTTAATTTGAGGGCAATTCTTGATGATGTTTTATCACTATTTTCGGGAAAATCACAAGATAAAAAAGTCGAG TTGGCAGTTTACGTCTCTAGTAAAATCCCTGCTATGCTGGTTGGTGATCCTGGAAGATTTCGACAGATAGTCACGAACCTAGTGGGGAACTCGATCAAA TTCACTGATAAAGGACACATATTTGTGACTGTTCATCTCGTTGAAGAAGTGGCGGAGATGGAAGTGGAGAGAGACCCGACTAGCTCCTTGAGTGGCTTGTGTGTAGTTGATAGAAGGCAAAGCTGGGCTgacttcaaaattttcaaagagaCATCCACGATCACGTCCCTAGCAGATCAAGTTAGTATTATCGTGTCAGTTGAGGACACTGGTCAAGGGATCCCACACGAAGCTCAAGCCCGTGTATTCAACCCGTTTATACAAGTCGGCCCCTCCATCACCAGAACACACGGCGGCACTGGTATTGGCTTGAGCATCAGTAAGTGCTTGGTCCACCTCATGAGAGGTGAAATCGGGTTGTCCAGCTCCCCCGGCATTGGATCAACCTTCACTTTCACAGCTGTTTTCACTAACGGCTGCTCCGATTCAAACGGTGAGATCGCTCTGCCTGCTGACCATCCTTCTAATACTATCTCGTCAGAATTCCAAGGGATGAAAGCTCTGGTCGTGGACCCTAACCCTGTCCGCGCCAAGATCTCCAGATATCACATCGAGCGACTTGGAATCCACGTTGAAGTAGTTCCTCGTATCAGTCTAGTATCGTCCAGCTCAACACCGGTAAACATGGTTTTCGTTGAAGAAGATGTCTGGGATAATCAATTAGACGCGTTGGTTGCTTTAAATGAGTTAAGGAAAGATTATGAAGTCAGCCCTAAAACCTTGCTTCTTTCCAATTCGTCGAGCTCTAACCGGGCCGGAGCTTCAGCTTCTGGTGTCCCGACTCCGTTTGTTGTCATGAAACCACTGAGAGCGAGTATGCTTGCTGCCTCCCTGCAGCGCGTTATGGGTGTTGGGAACCGAGGAAAGCATCGCAATGGAGAGCTTCTTCACACATTGTCCCTCAGCAGTCTCCTTCATGGCCGGAAAGTTTTAGTCGTGGACGACAATCTGGTGAACCTCAGGGTGGCTGCCGGTGCTCTGAAGAAGTATGGTGCTGACGTGGTCCACGTAGAACGAGGGAAAGACGCCATCTCAAAGTTAACTCCCCCCCATACTTTTGATGCCTGCTTCATGGACATTCAAATGCCAGAGATGGATGG GTTTGAAGCAACAAGGAGAATCCGGAAGATCGAGTCTGCCATCAACAATGGTCTCCAAAGCGGAGAGCTCTCCATGGAAGACTactgcaacgtctcaaactggCACGTGCCGATTCTGGCCATGACTGCAGATGTCATCCAGGCAACGAACGAGAAATGCTTGGAGTCCGACATGGATGGCTACGTCTCAAAACCATTTGAGGCGGAGCAGCTTTACTGGGAGATCTCACGATTCTTTCAGACAGCGACAGACGAGCATCCCTAG
- the LOC131025428 gene encoding histidine kinase 3 isoform X2 yields the protein MLCCWFLSLISLNWLSNGKIMTTKNSLLGDGGKIWMKLWDQLPGCGSKIHHQYSQYISLRRVRKNWWTKLLITWIVFGIITSLSVFWYMRSQAIEKRKETLASMCDERARMLQDQFNVSMNHIQAMSVIISIFHHDKNPSAIDQRTFARYTEKTSFERPLTSGVAYAVRVLDAEREQFEIQQGWTIKRMDKDEQTPVHEDEYDPEDLEPSPVQEEYAPVIFAQETVAHVISVDMLSGKEDRDNILRARESGKGVLTAPFRLLKTNRLGVILTFAVYRRDLPPNATPAERTQASAGYLGGIFDIESLVEKLLQQLASKQTILVNVFDTTDSSRPISMYGSNASSDGLLRVSALNFGDPFRKHEMHCRFKYKPPWPWVAITTSVFILIISLLAAEIFHATLNRIAKVEDDYHKMMGLKKRAEAADIAKSQFLATVSHEIRTPMNGVLGMLQMLMDTHLDETQQDYVRTARESGKALVSLINEVLDLAKIESGKLELEAVSFNLRAILDDVLSLFSGKSQDKKVELAVYVSSKIPAMLVGDPGRFRQIVTNLVGNSIKFTDKGHIFVTVHLVEEVAEMEVERDPTSSLSGLCVVDRRQSWADFKIFKETSTITSLADQVSIIVSVEDTGQGIPHEAQARVFNPFIQVGPSITRTHGGTGIGLSISKCLVHLMRGEIGLSSSPGIGSTFTFTAVFTNGCSDSNGEIALPADHPSNTISSEFQGMKALVVDPNPVRAKISRYHIERLGIHVEVVPRISLVSSSSTPVNMVFVEEDVWDNQLDALVALNELRKDYEVSPKTLLLSNSSSSNRAGASASGVPTPFVVMKPLRASMLAASLQRVMGVGNRGKHRNGELLHTLSLSSLLHGRKVLVVDDNLVNLRVAAGALKKYGADVVHVERGKDAISKLTPPHTFDACFMDIQMPEMDGFEATRRIRKIESAINNGLQSGELSMEDYCNVSNWHVPILAMTADVIQATNEKCLESDMDGYVSKPFEAEQLYWEISRFFQTATDEHP from the exons ATGCTTTGCTGCTGGTTTCTGTCTCTGATCTCTTTGAATTGGCTGAGTAATGGAAAAATCATGACCACCAAGAATAGTTTGCTTGGTGATGGAGGGAAGATATGGATGAAACTGTGGGATCAGCTACCGGGCTGTGGTTCGAAGATCCATCACCAGTATTCACAGTATATATCCTTGAGGAGAGTGAGGAAGAATTGGTGGACCAAGCTTTTGATAACATGGATAGTATTTGGGATCATAACATCGCTGTCTGTGTTTTGGTATATGCGCTCACAAGCCATCGAGAAGAGGAAAGAAACGCTTGCTAGCATGTGCGATGAGAGGGCAAGGATGTTGCAGGATCAGTTTAATGTCAGCATGAACCATATCCAGGCAATGTCTGTGATAATTTCAATCTTCCACCACGACAAGAATCCCTCAGCAATTGATCAG AGAACTTTCGCAAGGTATACAGAAAAAACATCATTTGAGAGACCTCTCACAAGTGGAGTTGCATACGCAGTGAGGGTGCTTGATGCTGAACGAGAGCAATTTGAGATTCAACAAGGATGGACTATTAAGAGAATGGACAAGGATGAACAAACCCCAGTTCATGAAGACGAATATGACCCTGAAGACCTCGAGCCATCGCCTGTGCAGGAGGAATACGCTCCTGTCATCTTTGCACAAGAAACTGTTGCTCATGTAATCTCTGTTGATATGCTGTCAGGAAAg GAAGATCGTGACAATATATTGCGTGCCAGAGAATCAGGAAAAGGTGTCCTAACTGCCCCATTTAGGTTGCTCAAGACGAACCGGCTAGGAGTGATACTGACTTTTGCCGTGTATAGGAGAGATCTCCCTCCCAATGCAACCCCTGCTGAAAGGACCCAAGCGAGTGCTGG GTATCTTGGCGGTATCTTCGACATTGAATCACTTGTAGAGAAACTACTTCAACAGCTTGCTAGCAAGCAGACCATCCTTGTGAACGTGTTTGACACTACCGATTCCTCCCGTCCTATCAGTATGTATGGCTCAAATGCCTCGTCCGATGGGCTGCTTCGTGTCAGTGCTCTTAACTTTGGAGATCCGTTCAGGAAGCATGAGATGCATTGCAG ATTCAAGTATAAGCCACCATGGCCATGGGTTGCAATAACTACATCTGTCTTTATCCTTATAATTTCATTGCTTGCGGCGGAAATATTCCATGCTACCCTGAATCGAATAGCCAAAGTTGAGGATGATTATCATAAAATGATGGGGCTTAAGAAACGCGCAGAGGCTGCTGATATTGCAAAGTCTCAG TTTCTCGCTACTGTTTCTCATGAAATCAGAACCCCTATGAATGGTGTTCTTG GGATGCTTCAAATGCTCATGGATACACATCTTGATGAAACTCAACAAGACTATGTCAGAACTGCAAGGGAGAGTGGTAAAGCTTTGGTTTCACTTATTAACGAGGTGTTGGACCTAGCGAAGATTGAATCTGGTAAACTTGAGCTTGAAGCAGTTAGCTTTAATTTGAGGGCAATTCTTGATGATGTTTTATCACTATTTTCGGGAAAATCACAAGATAAAAAAGTCGAG TTGGCAGTTTACGTCTCTAGTAAAATCCCTGCTATGCTGGTTGGTGATCCTGGAAGATTTCGACAGATAGTCACGAACCTAGTGGGGAACTCGATCAAA TTCACTGATAAAGGACACATATTTGTGACTGTTCATCTCGTTGAAGAAGTGGCGGAGATGGAAGTGGAGAGAGACCCGACTAGCTCCTTGAGTGGCTTGTGTGTAGTTGATAGAAGGCAAAGCTGGGCTgacttcaaaattttcaaagagaCATCCACGATCACGTCCCTAGCAGATCAAGTTAGTATTATCGTGTCAGTTGAGGACACTGGTCAAGGGATCCCACACGAAGCTCAAGCCCGTGTATTCAACCCGTTTATACAAGTCGGCCCCTCCATCACCAGAACACACGGCGGCACTGGTATTGGCTTGAGCATCAGTAAGTGCTTGGTCCACCTCATGAGAGGTGAAATCGGGTTGTCCAGCTCCCCCGGCATTGGATCAACCTTCACTTTCACAGCTGTTTTCACTAACGGCTGCTCCGATTCAAACGGTGAGATCGCTCTGCCTGCTGACCATCCTTCTAATACTATCTCGTCAGAATTCCAAGGGATGAAAGCTCTGGTCGTGGACCCTAACCCTGTCCGCGCCAAGATCTCCAGATATCACATCGAGCGACTTGGAATCCACGTTGAAGTAGTTCCTCGTATCAGTCTAGTATCGTCCAGCTCAACACCGGTAAACATGGTTTTCGTTGAAGAAGATGTCTGGGATAATCAATTAGACGCGTTGGTTGCTTTAAATGAGTTAAGGAAAGATTATGAAGTCAGCCCTAAAACCTTGCTTCTTTCCAATTCGTCGAGCTCTAACCGGGCCGGAGCTTCAGCTTCTGGTGTCCCGACTCCGTTTGTTGTCATGAAACCACTGAGAGCGAGTATGCTTGCTGCCTCCCTGCAGCGCGTTATGGGTGTTGGGAACCGAGGAAAGCATCGCAATGGAGAGCTTCTTCACACATTGTCCCTCAGCAGTCTCCTTCATGGCCGGAAAGTTTTAGTCGTGGACGACAATCTGGTGAACCTCAGGGTGGCTGCCGGTGCTCTGAAGAAGTATGGTGCTGACGTGGTCCACGTAGAACGAGGGAAAGACGCCATCTCAAAGTTAACTCCCCCCCATACTTTTGATGCCTGCTTCATGGACATTCAAATGCCAGAGATGGATGG GTTTGAAGCAACAAGGAGAATCCGGAAGATCGAGTCTGCCATCAACAATGGTCTCCAAAGCGGAGAGCTCTCCATGGAAGACTactgcaacgtctcaaactggCACGTGCCGATTCTGGCCATGACTGCAGATGTCATCCAGGCAACGAACGAGAAATGCTTGGAGTCCGACATGGATGGCTACGTCTCAAAACCATTTGAGGCGGAGCAGCTTTACTGGGAGATCTCACGATTCTTTCAGACAGCGACAGACGAGCATCCCTAG
- the LOC131025431 gene encoding nuclear transport factor 2B: MAMDPEAVSKAFVEHYYSTFDSNRAGLANLYQDTSMLTFEGQKFQGTQNITAKLTSLPFQQCQHQITTVDCQPSGPAGGMLVFVSGNLQLAGEQHALKFSQMFHLMPTPQGSFYVFNDIFRLNYA, translated from the exons ATGGCGATGGATCCAGAAGCGGTGTCGAAGGCCTTCGTGGAGCACTACTACTCCACATTCGACTCGAATCGGGCCGGGCTTGCGAATCTCTACCAGGATACGTCGATGCTCACTTTTGAGGGCCAGAAATTCCAAGGCACCCAAAACATCACTGCCAAGCTCACCAGCTTGCCGTTCCAGCAGTGCCAGCACCAGATCACCACCGTCGATTGCCAGCCCTCAGGCCCCGCCGGCGGAATGCTTGTTTTTGTTTCCGGCAATCTTCAGCTCGCCGGCGAGCAGCACGCCCTCAAGTTTAGCCAG ATGTTCCATCTGATGCCAACACCTCAGGGAAGCTTCTACGTATTCAATGATATCTTCCGGCTCAACTATGCATGA
- the LOC131025430 gene encoding uncharacterized protein LOC131025430, protein MEEEESNSTKLSSIGSKPLSEVESSSEEEDRHARDDDDEETSNKEIIKELKNIQRQNTITHYLLTVSILVTVAWQLSEFSLILRIKQGFNNPLKSIGGAIKALLNTSTQDNEQKQTQVMPPTYLPGLKIPDFPGFDTSNEEDDDD, encoded by the exons CCATCGGAAGCAAGCCCTTGTCCGAG GTAGAGTCGTCATCGGAAGAAGAGGATAGACATGCaagagatgatgatgatgaagaaacGTCCAACAAAGAGATTATCAAAGAGCTCAAGAACATACAGCGGCAGAACACAATCACTCATTATCTCCTCACAGTTTCAATTCTGGTGACCGTGGCATGGCAGCTCTCAGAATTTTCTCTCATTTTGAGAATCAAACAAGGCTTCAACAACCCTCTCAAATCCATTGGAGGAGCAATCAAAGCCCTCCTCAACACCAGCACTCAAGATAATGAGCAGAAGCAAACACAGGTTATGCCACCAACCTACCTGCCGGGCCTTAAGATCCCCGATTTTCCCGGATTCGACACCAGCAACGAAGAAGACGACGATGATTAG